In Bradysia coprophila strain Holo2 unplaced genomic scaffold, BU_Bcop_v1 contig_687, whole genome shotgun sequence, a genomic segment contains:
- the LOC119083487 gene encoding zinc finger protein 583-like: protein MKEIVSRRKSVPSRRSMVPQYQHSKTDSHDAQRIGEENLLDDIEEMQQHNVQFNDTAGTADNFTDVDTEIDRKSPDCDISSYVEAVLEDPKQNEHESEEAQSPRMESGDAEPEFVSTNNLPTLCVSYKRKSRRSKDRDALNDEQSTRVDKSEGSSRKKKQVRVRVKRCDFAEKNPVARDSKFSLRIHFKESKTFPCTECDKQFNHKGHLEEHFRIHTREKPFTCKDCGFAFSQKGHLTAHQRTHSGERPFECLICNVAFSQKSNLTHHMLIHKNERPYTCEICNRSFRRRDRLTHHHRTHGEKPHKCDICLKTFRQRSHLISHLKKIHDEVPN from the exons ATGAAAGAGATCGTTTCACGG AGAAAAAGTGTTCCGAGTAGACGTTCCATGGTGCCGCAATATCAACATTCGAAGACTGATTCACACGATGCTCAACGAATTGGCGAGGAAAACCTACTAGATGATATAGAAGAGATGCAGCAACACAATGTTCAATTCAACGATACTGCCGGAACCGCTGATAACTTTACAGATGTCGATACAGAGATAGACCGGAAAAGTCCCGATTGTGACATTTCGAGCTATGTCGAAGCCGTATTGGAAGATCCGAAGCAG AATGAGCATGAATCGGAAGAAGCTCAAAGCCCTCGGATGGAGTCAGGCGATGCCGAGCCTGAATTTGTTTCAACGAATAATTTACCGACACTTTGTGTCTCTTATAAACGGAAGTCTCGCAG ATCGAAAGACAGAGATGCGCTCAATGATGAACAGTCTACTCGGGTAGATAAATCCGAAGGTTCATCACGGAAGAAGAAGCAG GTCAGAGTTCGAGTGAAACGTTGTGATTTCGCTGAAAAGAATCCTGTCGCTCGTGACAGTAAGTTTTCACTCCGTATACATTTCAAAGAATCGAAAACGTTTCCCTGCACAGAGTGTGACAAACAATTCAATCACAAGGGACATCTGGAGGAACATTTTAGAATCCACACTC GTGAAAAACCCTTTACTTGTAAGGATTGTGGTTTCGCCTTCAGTCAAAAAGGTCATTTGACAGCCCACCAGAGGACTCATTCCG GCGAAAGACCGTTCGAATGCCTGATTTGCAACGTAGCTTTTTCTCAAAAATCCAATCTTACTCATCATATGCTGATCCACAAAA ATGAAAGGCCATACACGTGCGAAATCTGCAACCGATCATTTCGACGAAGGGATCGTTTGACACATCACCACAGGACGCATGGTG AAAAGCCTCACAAGTGCGACATTTGCCTGAAAACGTTCCGACAAAGATCGCACCTGATCAGTCATCTTAAGAAAATCCACGACGAAGTACCGAATTAG